Proteins from one candidate division KSB1 bacterium genomic window:
- a CDS encoding PEGA domain-containing protein: MITRCLYPALLFCLINPAAGLVAGALAAVSTTSPGLLVQINNVRDQRNNKGEVELYVEGRRIQPLRTTERTPRNEVFELPLAQGVYQVKAVYRAKSFWKEKEYELQTHDGRVRIYPGHVTLLTITLEKNPDGSLVRKKNFFTESAQPLAGAAGQVTATAPAASPAAAGGHESKPTPEVTPAVRVVPAAVAPETARPPAVPDSPMAPAPALPAPVPPVEPAPVAPPADEKIALQINTIPTHAEVIVDDKYLGQSPLITYISRGQNHVIQISKAGHRDRIKMLEAAQLRSEKIFFLIEKLEPQP; the protein is encoded by the coding sequence ATGATCACCAGATGCCTTTACCCAGCGCTGCTGTTTTGCCTCATCAACCCGGCTGCCGGCCTTGTTGCCGGCGCGTTGGCCGCCGTCTCCACCACTTCCCCCGGTTTGCTCGTGCAGATCAACAATGTGCGCGACCAGCGCAACAACAAGGGCGAAGTCGAGCTGTATGTCGAGGGCAGGAGAATTCAACCGCTGCGCACCACCGAACGCACGCCGCGCAATGAAGTCTTCGAGCTGCCTCTGGCCCAGGGCGTGTATCAGGTGAAGGCCGTCTATCGTGCCAAATCTTTTTGGAAGGAGAAGGAATACGAGCTGCAGACGCATGACGGCCGGGTCAGAATCTATCCCGGCCACGTGACGCTGCTCACCATCACACTCGAAAAGAATCCCGACGGCAGTCTGGTGAGAAAGAAGAATTTTTTCACGGAGAGTGCACAGCCGCTGGCGGGCGCAGCCGGGCAGGTAACAGCCACTGCACCGGCAGCATCACCGGCAGCAGCGGGCGGGCACGAGTCGAAGCCAACGCCGGAGGTGACACCGGCGGTGCGAGTTGTCCCTGCGGCTGTCGCGCCGGAAACTGCCCGGCCGCCGGCCGTGCCTGACTCCCCCATGGCCCCGGCGCCCGCTCTGCCTGCGCCTGTGCCACCGGTGGAACCCGCGCCCGTTGCCCCGCCCGCAGATGAAAAAATCGCACTGCAGATCAACACCATTCCCACCCATGCCGAGGTGATCGTCGACGACAAATACCTGGGACAGTCACCGCTGATCACATACATCTCCCGCGGGCAGAATCATGTGATTCAAATTTCCAAAGCGGGACATCGCGACCGCATCAAGATGCTCGAGGCCGCGCAACTGCGCAGCGAGAAAATCTTTTTTCTGATCGAAAAACTCGAGCCGCAGCCGTAG
- a CDS encoding Ig-like domain-containing protein, translating to MFHEVWRGACRRAILFSLGFLPAAPALLSQTLPAPHVDSLRQAMQLPEAVTVRWATSHNSVDTIHVSDDFNRPEIGEHWTYDKRYWAIKDGELVLTPAAIYGWRYLALFEPVFNKPGLNVYSVSYRWGRQADSIGIKEGAHALMIDTLATIGSGYWLWHRTNWHEVWLWIIRYGTWEYTWRQGKRVDQQQAKVPNPKAGDVVKAVIRNRPEAVYFDYYVNDRLDATCADTSKEFALNNRWYVGVFIHGEQLNNQVDDFTVSWLQVDQIAPAAVTDLHGVDSTSSALTLEWRAPGDNNWDGQAERYEIRYSTAPITSGNFSAAQLLPTPPVPNRGGEVQRVRLEGLLPYQTYYVALRAFDETGRAGGLSNVAQLRTRGDGIASKLLLAAGCHQNGEAGQTLPQPLGVQVTDRFGAPVSGFAVQFTVIAGNGNLQGQARRTVLTDAQGYARTTWTLGPTPGTNEVEIRADGLSGSPARCVVTATTGSLTQASIVSGARQMVSAGQPSAPLVARFSDDFGNGIVGHAVQFAILTGGGHFANGQTMVQTVTDANGTATATCLAGEVYGDSTVVVASPAASTTPAVQFLIKTAAPDSMAVAGGDQQTAFAGTTLPEPLSVQVFDANGLPAGNFSVTFRIVSGGGRLNHDTTQVRVRTDSSGVARVRWTLGKLAGSQQVNARAEFKGVKLRHSPLAFHATAKPVVISPTLSHLSVSPQTGLPADSQAVATITVTLRNELNQLVSGQAVRVTVSGQHNLLAPASGLTDANGTAVFRLRSWRAGRKTVAAYLRSPALKLADSVQVEFVALPAVSFEKAGGDQQSGAINQLLALPVAVRLHDKLGNPPQPTAVKFEVTAGGGSILANGSGLVFSDSNGIAQARWRLGPSLGFNRLNVSVPGLAAPVLTFTALALITAVEEPAAGHVPVQFALWQNQPNPFNPETNIPFDLPEAALVRLELYDMNGRLVRVLAEEERPAGAHVLRWDGRDQAGQLVHSGVYLYRLQARLHHRGEIFTATRKLLLLQ from the coding sequence ATGTTTCACGAGGTCTGGCGCGGCGCCTGCCGCCGGGCAATTCTGTTCAGCCTGGGTTTTCTGCCGGCAGCACCCGCCCTGTTATCCCAAACTTTACCCGCACCTCACGTCGATTCCCTGCGGCAGGCCATGCAACTGCCCGAGGCGGTGACGGTGCGCTGGGCGACCAGCCACAACAGCGTGGATACCATCCACGTCAGCGATGATTTCAACCGGCCGGAAATCGGCGAGCATTGGACCTATGACAAACGTTACTGGGCGATCAAAGACGGCGAACTGGTGCTCACGCCCGCGGCCATCTACGGCTGGCGCTATCTGGCACTGTTCGAGCCGGTGTTCAACAAACCCGGCCTGAACGTGTACTCGGTTTCCTATCGCTGGGGCCGGCAGGCGGATTCCATCGGCATCAAAGAGGGGGCGCATGCCTTGATGATCGACACTCTCGCCACCATCGGCAGCGGTTACTGGCTGTGGCACCGCACCAACTGGCACGAAGTCTGGCTGTGGATTATTCGCTATGGCACCTGGGAATACACCTGGCGACAGGGCAAGCGTGTCGACCAACAGCAGGCAAAAGTTCCCAACCCCAAAGCAGGTGACGTGGTAAAAGCCGTCATTCGCAATCGTCCCGAGGCCGTCTATTTTGATTACTACGTCAATGACCGTCTCGACGCCACCTGCGCGGACACCAGCAAGGAATTTGCCCTCAACAATCGGTGGTATGTGGGAGTGTTCATTCACGGCGAGCAGCTCAACAACCAAGTCGATGACTTTACCGTCTCCTGGCTGCAAGTCGATCAAATTGCGCCGGCGGCAGTGACGGATTTGCACGGCGTGGACAGCACCTCCTCCGCGCTCACCCTCGAATGGCGCGCACCCGGCGACAACAATTGGGACGGCCAAGCCGAACGCTATGAAATTCGCTATTCGACCGCGCCCATCACCAGCGGGAACTTTTCCGCCGCACAATTGCTGCCGACTCCACCGGTGCCCAACCGTGGCGGCGAGGTGCAACGCGTGCGCCTGGAGGGTTTGCTGCCTTATCAAACCTACTACGTCGCGCTGCGCGCCTTCGATGAAACCGGCCGGGCCGGCGGCCTCTCCAACGTTGCCCAATTGCGCACGCGCGGTGACGGCATAGCCAGCAAACTGCTGCTCGCCGCTGGCTGCCATCAAAACGGGGAAGCAGGCCAGACTCTGCCGCAGCCGCTGGGCGTGCAGGTGACCGACCGCTTTGGTGCGCCGGTCAGCGGCTTCGCCGTGCAGTTCACGGTCATTGCCGGCAATGGCAATCTGCAGGGCCAGGCCAGGCGCACGGTTTTGACCGATGCCCAGGGCTATGCCCGCACCACCTGGACGCTCGGCCCCACCCCCGGCACCAACGAAGTCGAGATTCGCGCCGACGGCTTGAGCGGTTCACCCGCACGCTGCGTGGTCACTGCCACCACGGGCAGTCTGACGCAGGCCAGCATTGTCAGCGGCGCCCGGCAGATGGTCTCCGCCGGCCAGCCTTCCGCCCCGCTGGTGGCACGCTTCAGCGATGATTTTGGCAATGGCATTGTCGGCCACGCAGTACAGTTTGCCATTCTCACCGGCGGCGGACACTTCGCCAATGGCCAGACCATGGTGCAAACCGTGACCGATGCCAACGGTACCGCGACGGCGACGTGCCTGGCGGGTGAGGTGTACGGTGACTCCACGGTGGTTGTCGCCTCGCCGGCGGCCAGCACCACACCGGCAGTGCAATTTCTCATCAAAACGGCAGCGCCGGATTCGATGGCTGTTGCCGGCGGGGACCAGCAAACCGCTTTCGCGGGCACGACGTTGCCGGAGCCGCTCAGCGTGCAGGTGTTCGACGCCAACGGCCTGCCAGCCGGGAATTTCAGCGTCACCTTTCGCATTGTCTCCGGCGGCGGCAGGCTCAACCATGACACCACCCAAGTCCGCGTGCGCACCGATTCCAGCGGCGTGGCGCGCGTGAGGTGGACGCTGGGCAAACTCGCCGGCAGCCAGCAGGTCAACGCCAGGGCGGAATTCAAAGGCGTGAAGCTGCGGCATTCGCCACTCGCCTTTCATGCCACGGCCAAACCAGTAGTGATCAGTCCCACGCTCTCACATCTCAGCGTGAGCCCGCAAACCGGCCTGCCGGCCGACAGTCAGGCGGTGGCAACGATCACCGTGACGCTGCGCAATGAACTCAACCAACTCGTCAGCGGCCAGGCGGTGCGCGTGACGGTGTCCGGGCAGCACAACCTGCTTGCGCCCGCCAGCGGGCTGACGGATGCCAATGGCACAGCGGTGTTCCGACTGCGTTCGTGGCGTGCCGGTCGCAAAACGGTGGCGGCCTATCTGCGGTCACCGGCATTGAAACTGGCGGACAGCGTGCAGGTGGAGTTTGTGGCGTTGCCGGCGGTGTCGTTTGAGAAGGCAGGAGGAGATCAACAAAGCGGTGCGATCAATCAACTGCTGGCGCTGCCGGTGGCGGTGCGCCTGCACGACAAACTCGGCAATCCCCCGCAGCCCACGGCGGTGAAATTCGAGGTGACGGCGGGCGGCGGCAGTATTCTCGCCAACGGCAGTGGCCTCGTGTTCTCGGACAGCAATGGCATCGCACAAGCACGCTGGCGGTTGGGGCCGTCATTGGGCTTCAACCGCCTCAACGTCAGTGTGCCCGGCCTGGCCGCACCGGTGCTCACCTTCACGGCGCTGGCGTTGATCACGGCAGTGGAGGAGCCGGCTGCCGGTCATGTGCCGGTGCAATTTGCCTTGTGGCAGAATCAGCCCAATCCCTTCAATCCGGAAACCAACATTCCTTTTGACTTGCCCGAAGCGGCGCTGGTGCGGCTGGAATTGTATGACATGAACGGCAGGCTGGTGAGAGTGTTGGCGGAGGAGGAGAGACCGGCAGGCGCACACGTGTTGCGCTGGGACGGCCGTGACCAAGCGGGGCAATTGGTGCATTCCGGGGTTTATCTGTATCGCCTGCAGGCGCGGCTGCACCACCGCGGTGAAATTTTCACCGCGACACGGAAGCTGCTGCTGTTGCAATGA